CGGCCTGCTCGATCAGTGTGTCGCGGAAGACTTCCCAGCTCAGGTCCTCGGCGATTCCCTCCACTTTCTCCAAGGCCTGGTAGATCGGCACCGTGCCGATCGGGACGGGGGAGTTGCGCAGTATCCACTCCCGCGTTTCGTGGATGTTTTTTCCCGTCGAAAGATCCATCACGGTGTCCGCGCCCCAGAGGATCGACCAGCGCATCTTCTCGACCTCTTCCTCGATGGTGCTCGAGACGGCGGAGTTGCCGATGTTCGAGTTGATCTTGACGAGGAAGTTCCGCCCGATGATCATCGGCTCGCTCTCGGGGTGGTTGATGTTCGCCGGGATGATGGCGCGGCCGCGGGCCACCTCATCGCGCACGTACTCGGGCTTGAGGCCCTCGCGCAGGGCGATGAACTCCATCTCGGGGGTGATTCCACCC
Above is a window of bacterium DNA encoding:
- a CDS encoding phosphomethylpyrimidine synthase ThiC; translated protein: MAGENGKTNGAPLPLFENGKANGNGKAAETPFPRSKKIYAEGPQGIRVPMREIGLSGGEPALRVYDTSGPQGHDVREGLPALRSGWIRARGEYAESLPSYKPVPGHSDPDIPLPPPRKVLRGKSNVTQMHYAKKGGITPEMEFIALREGLKPEYVRDEVARGRAIIPANINHPESEPMIIGRNFLVKINSNIGNSAVSSTIEEEVEKMRWSILWGADTVMDLSTGKNIHETREWILRNSPVPIGTVPIYQALEKVEGIAEDLSWEVFRDTLIEQA